The DNA segment ATAAACCCGCCGTCACCAGCCAGCCCGCCTTAGCACCGTGCAGGGCGGATTGTGTCAGGACAAACAGGTTGTCTGGGCCTGGTGCCAGACCAAGTAACACGGCGGCGATCAAAAATGAAATAAGTGTGTCTGGACTCGGCATCTTTCCTCCTTGAGTGACAATTGGTTTGGCGTATCAACAGGGGCCCTCTTGTTTGGTGGATTATTTCCCGTTTGAACGATAAAGTCCAGCCGGTAGCCGGTTTTTCCCCGCAGAAATCGATAGAAGGTCGCAACCCGAATGGCTTTCTGCTATGATGCCCGCCATTCAAAGTGATGTTGAAAACAACCTTTTTTGATTCAGGAGAAAATCCATGTCGAGCAGTTTCGGAACCCTGTTCAAAGTGACGACATTTGGTGAATCCCATTGCCCGGCCGTTGGCGCGATTGTTGATGGTGTTCCCCCGCGCATGACGCTGACCGAGGCCGATATTCAGGTGCAACTGGACCGGCGTCGCCCCGGCCAGAACAAGCTGGGCACGGATCGCGACGAAGCGGATCAGGTGAAATTGCTTTCCGGGGTTGAGTTTGGCAAAACCCTTGGCTCACCCATCGGGTTGATGGTGGCCAACAAAGATCAACGCCCCGGTGATTACGGTTCCATGAGTCAGATCCCGCGTCCTTCCCATGCCGATTATACCTATCGCGCCAAGTACGGGACTCATGCGTCCAGTGGCGGTGGCCGTTCCAGTGCGCGTGAAACCATTGGCCGGGTGGCTGCCGGCGCCATTGCTGAAAAATTTCTCCTGGAAGAATACGGTATTGAAATTGTCTCCTGGGTCAGTTCCGTCGGTGCTGTTGATGCCACAGGCGTAGACATGGAAACGTTGACCCGTCAGCAAGTGGATGGCTGCGATGTGCGGTGCCCCGATGCGGTGGCCGCCGAGCAGATGACGGCTGAGATTCTTGCCGCCCGTGAAGCCAAAGATTCCGTCGGTGGCGTGCTTAGCTGTGTGTGTCGCAATGTGCCTGCCGGTTGGGGAGAGCCTGCCTTTGACCGTCTCGAAGCGCTGATGGCGCACGCCATGCTGTCGTTGCCCGCTTCCAAAGGCTTTGAAATCGGCTCCGGATTCGCCGGTGCCCGCCAGCGTGGTTCCGTTCACAACGATCCGTTTGTTATGAAAAATGGCCGCCTCGGTACCGAAACCAACCGCAGTGGCGGTGTTCAGGGCGGCATCTCGAATGGCGAACCGGTCTATTTTCGGGTGGCGTTCAAGCCACCGGCAACCATTGGCCAGGAGCAACAGACTGTTGATTTTGACGGTAATCCGGCGGTCTTGGCAGCCAAGGGGCGTCACGATCCCTGTGTTGTGGCCCGTGCCGTTCCCATTGTTGAAACCATGGCGGCGCTGGTGCTGGCTGATCTGGCCTTGATCCAACGGATGCGAGCCTGATCCTCTAAAAACAAAAGGCGATTTCCTTAAATGGAAATCGCCTTTTTCTTTTTTACACCGCTGCCGCAAGTGTCAGTTGTCAAGCAGTGGCACCGGAAAGTCCTCCACCACCTGTTCGATGCCGTATTCGGCTAACTCCTCTGCAGAGAGCCATTTGACACCAGACTTGAAAAACAGGCTGGCGTTAAACAGGTTGTCGCTCAGTGCCGACTGGGTTTTGTCAAAACGGTCCTGCCACATCAGTTGTTTGTCCTCGACTCGGACCAGATAGCTGTTGAACG comes from the Desulfuromonas acetoxidans DSM 684 genome and includes:
- the aroC gene encoding chorismate synthase; amino-acid sequence: MSSSFGTLFKVTTFGESHCPAVGAIVDGVPPRMTLTEADIQVQLDRRRPGQNKLGTDRDEADQVKLLSGVEFGKTLGSPIGLMVANKDQRPGDYGSMSQIPRPSHADYTYRAKYGTHASSGGGRSSARETIGRVAAGAIAEKFLLEEYGIEIVSWVSSVGAVDATGVDMETLTRQQVDGCDVRCPDAVAAEQMTAEILAAREAKDSVGGVLSCVCRNVPAGWGEPAFDRLEALMAHAMLSLPASKGFEIGSGFAGARQRGSVHNDPFVMKNGRLGTETNRSGGVQGGISNGEPVYFRVAFKPPATIGQEQQTVDFDGNPAVLAAKGRHDPCVVARAVPIVETMAALVLADLALIQRMRA